Part of the Longimicrobium sp. genome is shown below.
TCAGAACTTCGTTGCTGGCAGCAGGGGCCGTCCTGGCCTTCGCGCTTCCGCTGCACGCCCAGGTCCCCATCCGCGTCGGGCAGACGGTGCGCGGAGAGCTCTCCGCCACCGACCCCAAGGCGGACGACGACTCGCACTACGACCTCTACACCTTTCGCGCCCGCCAGGGTGAGCGCGTGACCTTTACCCTGCGCTCCTCCGCGTTCGACGCCTACCTGGCGGTCGGGCGCATGGAGGGCGGCGAGTTCGACCAGATCGAGAGCGACGACGACGGGGCCGGCGGCACCGATGCGCGCGTCACCATCACCTTTTCGGAAGCTGGGGACTACGTCGTCCGCGCCAACTCGCTCGGCGCGGGGGAGACGGGCGCGTACACCCTGATGGCCGAAGCGGGGGGCGAGGAGGAGGACGACGAGGACGAGAGCACCCCGGCAGCCGTCGCCGCGCCGATCCGCATGGGGCAGACGGTGAGCGGAGCGCTGGCGGCATCCGACCCCAAGATGGGCGACGGATCGTACTTCGACCACTTCAGCTTCACCGGCCGCCGCGGCGATCGGGTGGAAGTGGTGATGCGCTCCACCGCCTTCGACTCGCACCTGTCGGTGGGGCAGCTCAACGGCACCGAGCTGAACGTCCTGGAATCGGACGACGACGGCGCGGGCGGAAACGATGCGCGCGTGCGCCTGACCCTGCCGGAGGACGGCCAGTACGTCATCCGCGCCAACTCCGTGGAGGGCGGCGAGACGGGCGCGTACACCATCGCCCTGCGCCCCTTCACGCCGCCGCCGGCCCCGCGGCCACAGGCGATCCGCGCGGGCCAGACCGTCAGCGGCCAGCTCTCCGACAGCGACGCGCAGGCGGACGACGACTCCTACTACGACGCCTTCGTGTACGAGGGCCGCGCGGGCGAGAAGCTGCGCATCACCATGCGCTCGCCGGACTTCGACGCCTTCCTCTCCATCGGCCAGGGGACGGGGGAGGCCTTCGAGTCGATCCAGACCGACGACGACGAGGGCGGCGGCACCGACGCGAAGATCGAGATCACCCTTCCGCGCACCGGCACGTACGTGATCCGCGCGAACACCCTCGGCGGCGGCGAAACGGGGGCGTACACCCTGATCGTCGAGCGGCTGTGATCCTTTCCCGACCGGCGGCTCCCAAGGCCGCCACCCACTTCCCCCGGAACGAGAAGACGATGAACGCGATTCGACGTGGCGCCGTGGCGGCGCTCCTCCTGGCGGGCGCGGCGGCTCCCGCCGTGGCGCAGGCCAATCACCCCGCCATCCGCCCGGGGCAGACGGTCAACGGGACGCTCTCCGAGTCCGATCCCACCCCCACCGAGCGGGGCCGCTTCAAGGTGTACCGCTTCGAGGCCGCCGCGGGGCGC
Proteins encoded:
- a CDS encoding PPC domain-containing protein is translated as MLRTSLLAAGAVLAFALPLHAQVPIRVGQTVRGELSATDPKADDDSHYDLYTFRARQGERVTFTLRSSAFDAYLAVGRMEGGEFDQIESDDDGAGGTDARVTITFSEAGDYVVRANSLGAGETGAYTLMAEAGGEEEDDEDESTPAAVAAPIRMGQTVSGALAASDPKMGDGSYFDHFSFTGRRGDRVEVVMRSTAFDSHLSVGQLNGTELNVLESDDDGAGGNDARVRLTLPEDGQYVIRANSVEGGETGAYTIALRPFTPPPAPRPQAIRAGQTVSGQLSDSDAQADDDSYYDAFVYEGRAGEKLRITMRSPDFDAFLSIGQGTGEAFESIQTDDDEGGGTDAKIEITLPRTGTYVIRANTLGGGETGAYTLIVERL